In a single window of the Candidatus Nezhaarchaeales archaeon genome:
- a CDS encoding transposase encodes MGQFLNLNQYSWIRRRILRLNIPLHRSLNELNDPIAIDASGISVHKYGGWVEHVHGRKKRYVKIHFAVNVKTKEIIAMHITTDDVHDSKVLPTLINGAVKRRILSKVLMDGGYDSYKAYRLLNRYGLKPLIKPRINAKQDRGASE; translated from the coding sequence ATAGGTCAATTCCTAAACTTAAACCAGTACTCATGGATTAGGAGGCGTATTTTAAGGCTTAATATACCATTACATCGTTCTTTAAACGAGCTTAATGATCCTATAGCCATTGACGCTAGCGGTATAAGCGTACATAAGTACGGTGGTTGGGTTGAACATGTACATGGTAGGAAGAAGCGCTACGTAAAGATACATTTCGCCGTTAACGTTAAGACTAAGGAGATTATAGCTATGCATATTACTACTGACGACGTACACGACTCCAAAGTATTACCGACCTTAATTAATGGGGCGGTTAAACGTAGAATACTATCGAAGGTATTAATGGATGGAGGATACGATTCATATAAGGCTTATAGATTGCTTAATCGCTACGGGTTGAAGCCGTTAATTAAGCCTAGGATTAACGCTAAACAGGATAGAGGAGCCTCCGAATAG
- a CDS encoding transposase, whose protein sequence is MDWRVVDRRLVRRGELLLSLDFLDCYDYEHMNNGKPGRPFEITNRYVEFLAVVRYLFSMPFRQLKGFTNALNRSIPKLKPVLMD, encoded by the coding sequence ATGGATTGGAGAGTCGTTGATAGAAGGCTTGTTAGGCGTGGTGAACTTCTCTTAAGTCTTGATTTTCTCGATTGCTATGATTATGAGCATATGAATAATGGTAAGCCCGGTAGGCCCTTCGAGATTACGAATAGGTATGTGGAGTTCTTGGCCGTTGTACGCTACCTTTTCTCTATGCCCTTTAGGCAACTTAAAGGCTTTACTAACGCCTTAAATAGGTCAATTCCTAAACTTAAACCAGTACTCATGGATTAG
- a CDS encoding metallophosphoesterase, with protein MTRRNFLTLISAMFLGVTVDSTLIEPYFTLEVSHVELNVGVKKPLRLIHVTDLHFGTSLLANAYEATVEAVKNVKPDFIAVTGDMVSKAEAVQQAVDFLAKLSSCAKTYVVPGNWEYWSLGDGVDYFLRRLEDTGRIEALVDRSVEMGGFSLLGVDDPYLGRSNLKEALRGAKGNVKVLLAHSPQIIEEASGRVDVVLAGHTHGGQVCLPFIGPVYVPLPGRFKRYAAGLFKEDGTHLYVCRGIGMSFLPARFMCKPEVAVVDLLP; from the coding sequence TTGACGAGACGTAATTTTTTAACGTTAATTTCCGCGATGTTTCTAGGTGTAACGGTTGACTCTACGTTAATAGAGCCTTACTTCACGTTGGAGGTTAGCCACGTTGAGCTAAACGTAGGGGTTAAGAAGCCGCTAAGGCTTATTCACGTAACGGATCTCCACTTCGGTACGTCGCTTTTAGCTAACGCTTACGAGGCTACGGTTGAAGCCGTTAAAAACGTGAAGCCAGACTTTATCGCTGTGACCGGGGACATGGTGTCTAAGGCCGAGGCCGTTCAACAGGCCGTCGACTTCCTAGCTAAGCTTTCAAGCTGCGCTAAAACCTACGTAGTACCGGGTAACTGGGAGTACTGGAGTCTCGGCGACGGCGTGGACTACTTCCTAAGGAGGCTGGAGGATACTGGTAGGATTGAAGCGTTGGTCGATCGAAGCGTTGAAATGGGCGGATTCAGCCTTCTAGGCGTTGACGATCCCTACCTAGGCCGAAGCAACCTTAAGGAGGCGCTTCGAGGGGCTAAGGGGAACGTAAAGGTGCTACTAGCTCATTCACCGCAGATAATAGAGGAGGCTTCGGGAAGGGTTGATGTCGTATTGGCGGGCCATACCCACGGTGGACAGGTATGCCTACCCTTCATCGGACCGGTCTACGTACCCTTACCGGGTAGGTTTAAACGCTACGCGGCGGGGCTCTTCAAGGAGGATGGAACCCACCTTTACGTATGCCGCGGCATAGGGATGAGCTTCCTCCCGGCTAGGTTCATGTGTAAACCCGAGGTAGCGGTAGTCGACCTCCTACCTTAA